In Amycolatopsis sp. FBCC-B4732, the genomic stretch CCGCGTGAGCGCGCCCACGAAGGACATCCAGGAGTCGCCCGAAGCGGGCTTCGGCAAGCGGCCGCTGGGCAAGCGCCTGGTCGAGGCCAACACGTTCTGGATCGGGCTGGTCCTGCTGGGCCTGGTCGTGTTGTTCAGCGTGATCGCGCCGGACACCTTCCCGACGCTGTTCACCTTCCAGACGCTGTTCATCGAATCCTCGGTCCTGCTGATCCTTTCGGTCGGCATGACCTTCGTGATCATCACCTCGGGCATCGACCTCTCGGTCGGCTCGGTGCTGATCCTCTCCGGCATGGTCGGCGGCAAGACGATGGAGGCGCTCTCCGGCGGCGACGCGTCGAAGGCGGGCTGGGGGGTGATCGCCGTCGGGTTCGTCGTCGCCGTGGTCACCGGCACGATCTGGGGGCTGATCAACGGCGCCCTCGTCGCGCTGGCGAAGCTCCCGCCGCTGATCGTCACGCTCGGCACCATGGGCGCGGCGCTGGCCACCGCCTACCTGCTCAACGGCGGCTCGGACCTGCGGACCGTGCCGGCCGCCCTCACCCAGACCCTCGGCTACGGCACCTCGTTCGGCATCGTGCCGAACCTGGTGATCGTGGCGATCGTGATCACCGTGCTCGGGGCGTGGCTGCTGCGGACGACGAAGTTCGGGCGGTACACGTTCGCGGTCGGCTCCAACGCCGAGGGCGCGCGCCGGGTGGGCATCGGCGTCACCGCCCACCTGCTGAAGGTCTACACGCTCACGGGTGTCCTGGCCGGGATCGCCGGGTTCCTGTCGCTGGCCTACTACAACTCGACCACCATCTCCGGGCACACCACTGACAACCTCAACGCCATCGCCGCGGTCGTGATGGGCGGCACGAGCCTCTTCGGCGGCGTCGGCACGATCCTCGGCACGGTGATCGGGGTGTTCATCCCCGCGGTGCTGCGCAAGGGCTTCACCATCATCCACGTCCAGGACTTCTGGCAGATGTTCATCGTCAGCTGGGTCCTGATCGCCGCGGTCTGGTTCGACCAGCGCCGCCGCCGTCGCCGCAACTCCCGCTGAGTCCCCCCGAGTACAAAGAGGTGCTTACGCATGAAGCTGACCAAGTCTCTCACCGCCATGGGTGCCGTGGTCTCCGCCGCGGCCCTGCTCACCGCGTGCGGGTCCGGCACGGTCGGGCAAACCGGGTCCGGTGACTCGGCCCAGCCGGTCGGGGGCAAGAAGCTGGCACTGATCCCCGGTGTGCAGGCGGAGCCGTTCTACATCTCGCTGCAGTGCGGCGCGGAGGCCGAAGCGAAGAAGCTCGGCTACGAGCTGACGACGCAGGCGCCGCAGAAGTTCGACGCTCCCCTGCAGACCCAGCTGGTCAACGCCCTCGGCTCGAACCCGCCGGCGGCGCTGCTCATCGCCCCGACCGACGACACGGCGATGCTCGCGCCGATCCAGCAGGTCAAGGCCCGCGGCAGCAAGATCGTCGAGGTCGACACCGCGCTCAAGGACACCGGCGTGGCCGCGTCGTCCGTCTCGTCCGACAACGCCGCGGGCGGCAAGCTGGCCGCCCAGACGATGGCGAAGCTCGCGAACGGCAAGAGCGGCTCGGTGCTGGTGCTCGACACGATCGCCGGCACGTCCACGACGGCGGCGCGCGCGAAGGGCTTCGAGGACGAGCTGAAGAACACCCCGAACCTGAAGTCGATCGGCGTCCAGTTCACCCAGAACGAGCCGGAGCAGGCCGCGGCGAAGGTGACGGCGGCCCTGTCGTCGACGCCGGACCTGATCGGCGTCTTCGCGACCAACCTCAACACCGGCGAGGGCGCGGCGACCGGCCTGCGCAACGCGGGCAAGGTCGGCGCGGTGAACCTGATCGGCTTCGACGCCAGCCCGTCCGAGGTCGAGGGCCTGAAGAGCGGCCAGTACCAGGCCCTGATCGCCCAGGACCCGGCGTCGATCGGCACCCAGGGCGTCGACCAGGCCGTCGCCGCGATCGAGGGCAAGCCGGTGACGCGGAACCTGACCGCGCAGCTGCACTCGATCACCAAGGCGGACATGGAAGCCAACTCCCAGTACTTCTACAAGCAGTCCTGCTGATCGGTCCGTCAGGTCCCTGCGAGGGGTGCGCGCACCTCCCGCAGGGGCTTTGACCAGCGGTTTCACCGCCGGTGATCGGTCACCGCCGGTCACCGCGGCGAGGCAACCGCTCACCGCACGGCCCGTTTCACGGACGGGTGCCGCCCGTCACACTCATCTGCACATGCATTTACACATGCATGATCGCAGGGAGGGTGCGATGAACTACGAACGATCGGCCGTGCACCGGACGATCTTCGCCGTGGACGTCGAGGGCTACGGCGATCGGTGCCGGACCACACCACACCGCTTGGCGCTGCGCGACGGGCTGTACCGCGCGCTGTGCCGGGCGTTCGACGACGTGGGCGTCCCCTGGACGGCCTGCCGGAGCGAGGACTGCGGCGACGGTGTCTTCGTCCTGGCCCCGCCGCAGATCCCGAAGCGGCTCTTCGTCGAGTTCTTGCCCAACGCGCTCGCCGTGGCGCTGCACCGGCACAACCTGAACCACCACGCCGGTGCCCGGATCCGGCTCCGGATGGCGCTGCACGCGGGTGAGGTGGCCTACGACGACCACGGCGTCACCGCGCCGGCGATCAACCACGCGTTCCGGCTCCTGGACGCGGCACCGCTGAAGGAGGCGCTCAAGGCGTCGCCCGGCGTGCTCGGGCTGATCACGTCGGCGTGGTTCTTCGAGGAGGTCGTCCGGCACAGCGAGGGGCTGGACCCGACGACGTTCCGGCCGGTGCGGGTGGCGGTGAAGGAGACCCGCACGACGGGCTGGATCTCGCTGCCCGACCGGCCCTACCCGGCCGACGCGAGCCTGCTGGTGCGGGTGCCTGAACCGGCCAAAGTCACCGGCCTCGACGACTACCGGACCTGGCGCCGCTTCCGCCGCCACGCCCAGGTGCTGGCCGATCGCGGGGAACCGGGGTAGCCGTAGGATCTGTTCCCCTGGACACCGCCGCCGAGGGGAGGCCCGATGACCGTGCACCTGCGCCCGGCGTCGCGCGCCGACCCGCTGCCGGTGCTCGCCGCCGCCCGCCGGATCACCGACGACCTGCGCGACGGCCTCTCCGGCACCCGCGCGCGCCGCGCCGCGCACGGCCTGCGCCGGCTGTTCGGCTTCCCCGGGCTCGGCCTCACCGACCTGTCCGGTTCGCTGCTCTGGTCGGGACGGCCCGGGCCGGACGCGGTCGTCGCGACGGTGCTCGACGGCGTGCTGCACACCGAGGAACCCGGTTCCGCACCGGACGTCCTGGTGCTGCCGCTGCACGTCCGAGACGAACTGGCCGGGGCGCTGCTGGTGGTCGGCGACGTCCGCGAGGCGGTCGCGGCCCAGGCGGCGGACCTGGTCGTGCAGGCGCTGGAGCGCGGGCGGCTGGAGGCGTCGGCGGAACAGGCGGCGCAGGCCGAACTGCGGGCGCTGCGGGCGGAGATGTCCCCGCACTTCGTCTACAACGCGCTGACGGTGATCGCGTCGCTGGTGCGCTCGGACCCCGACCGCGCCCGCGACCTCATGCTCGACTTCGCCGACTACACCCGCTACAGCCTGGCGCGCCACGGCGAGTACACGGTGGTGGCGGAGGAGTTCCGCGCGATCGAGACGTACCTGGCGCTGCAGCGCGCGGTGCTCGGCGAACGGCTGCGCGTCCAGGTGCGGGTGGCGCCGGAGATCCTCGCCGTCGCCGTGCCGTACCTGGTGCTGGAACCGTTGGTGGAGAACGCGATCCGGCACGGCATCGAGTCGCGCTCGGGCACCGGCTTCGTCCAGGTGCACGGCCAGGCGGAAGGGAACGACTGCGTGATCTTCGTCGAGGACGACGGCGTCGGCATGGACCCGAAGCGCGCGGCGGACCTCCTCGCCGGCCGCACCGGCGACGACGACCCGGCCGGCCTCGGACTGGCCAATGTGGACAGACGGCTGCGGGACGTCTACGGCGCCTGGTACGGGCTGACGGTGGAGACCGAGGTCGGCGCGGGCACCCGCGTGGTCGTGCGGGTCCCGCGGTTCCAGCCGGGGGTGCTGCCGTGACGTCGCTTCGCGTACTCGCCGTGGACGACCTGCCGCCCGCGTTGGACGAGCTGTGCCGCATGCTGCGTGAGGCGCCCGAAGTCGGCGAAGTCGTCGGCGCGGGCGACGCGCTGAAGGCGTTGAAGCTGCTTCAGGCAGATCGGTTCGACGCGGTGTTCCTCGACATCTCGATGCCGGGCCTCGACGGTTTGGAACTGGCTTCCCTGCTGGCCCGCTTGAGCGAGCCCCCGGTGATCGTGTTCGTCACCGCCCACGACGGCCACGCGGTGGCGGCGTACGGCATCGGAGCCGTGGACTACCTGTTGAAGCCGGTCCGCGCGGAACGCCTTTCGGCGGCGCTGGCGAAGGTGCTGCGGATGGCGACACCGGCTTCGCGAGCGACCCCGGACGCGATGGCCGCGCTGCCGGTGGAGTCCGGCGGGCGCACGAGGTACGTCCGCCGCGACGACGTCCTGTTCGTGGAGGCCCACGGCGACTACGTCCGCCTGCACACCCGCGGCGGCGTGCACCTGGTGCGGATGCCGATTTCGCGGCTCGAGGAGTACTGGGAGGGAACGGGGTTCAGCCGGGTGCACCGCGGGTTCCTGCTGGCGGTGCGCGCGGTGCTGGAGCTGCGCAGCGACAGCGCGGGCGGGTTGCTGGCCCACACGGAGGCCGGCGACGTACCGGTGAGCCGACGGCACGCACGGGACTTGCGGGACCGGCTGCTGGAGGCGGCCCAGCGCGGCCAGCTCGGACCGGGCCCGCGATGAACCGCGCAGCCGCCTCCTACCTCCGGCCGGGCCCGCGATGAGCAAGATCCGCCGCGTCGCCGTCACCAGCCCGCAGACCCGCCTCGCCCACGCGCGCCGCCGCTCCCGCCACCGCTGGCGCCAATCCCGCCTCCCCGTCGGCGACACCCAGCGCGCCACCACCCTCTACCGCGCCCAGCGCCGCCGCGGCATCCCCGCCCTCGTCCTGATGTTCGCCCTGCTGCTCGGCCTCCCCGGCGTCTTCGCGCTCTTCCCCGCCCTGGACACCGTGCGCCTCCTCGGCATCCCCCTCTCCTGGCTGATGCTCGCTGTCCTCCCGTACCCCGCGATGGCCCTCCTCGCCCGCTGGCAGCTCCGCCGCGCCGAGCGCCTCGAGGACGACCGGTGACCCGCCTCCCCCTCCGGCCCCGAGCGCCCCAATGTGGCGTTCGGCGCGTTGAACGCCCCGAACGCCACATTGGGGCGCATGAAACCGGCGGAGCACGCTAGTGGGCATCGCGCTCGCCGTCGCCCCCGTCGTCCTCGTGACGCTGCTCATCGGCGTCCGCGGAGTCGCGGCGATGCGCACGACGTCCGACTTCCTGGTCGCCTCCCGCCGGATCTCGCCGCTGGTCAACTCGGCCGCCGTCTCCGGCGAATACCTGTCCGCGGCGAGCTTCCTCGGCGTCGCGGGCCTCGTCGTCAAGGACGGCATCGGTGCCCTCTGGTACCCGGTCGGCTTCACCGCAGGCTACATCGCGATGCTCGTCCTCGTCGCCGCCCCGATGCGGCGCTCGGGCGCGCTGACCGTCCCGGACTTCGCCGAAGCCCGGCTCAACTCCCCCGCGCTGCGCCGCCTCACCGCCGTCGTGGTCCTGGTGATCGGCACCATCTACGTCGTCCCGCAGTTCCGCACCGCCGGGCTGGTGCTCACCGCGGTCGGCGGCACGCCGTACTGGGTCGGCGTGGTCCTGGCGGGCGCCGCGGTCAGCGTCACGCTCGCGCTCGGCGGGATGCGCGCGGCGACCTACGTCCAGGCGTTCCAGTTCGTGCTCAAGCTGCTGCTGTTCCTCATCCCGGCGATCTGGCTCGTCCTCCAGGCGGGCGCGGTCAACCGGACCGACGCGCTCAACCCCGTCGAGTTCACCCACTTCGCCCGCGAAACCCCGGTGCGCTTCGAAGTCGACGTCACCATGGAGATCCGCGAGCCGACCCCGGTGCGGCGCAACGGCATCGGGGAAACTCTGCCGCCGGGTGAATTCACCACGCACAGCCAGGACGAGGTCGTGTTCGGCGCGGGCGCGGCGGTCCCGGCGGTCCGCGGCGGCGCCCCGCTCGGCGGCGCCGACTGGCAGCGGCCGCTGCTCGACCTCGGCGACCAGGGCTACCCGCTGCTCGGCACCTGGTCCGTGCTCATCGCGACCATGCTCGGCACGATGGGCCTGCCGCACGTGCTCATGCGCTTCCACACGAGCCCGGACGGCCGCGCCGCGCGCCGCACCGCCGCGATCACCGTGGCGCTGCTGGGGATCTTCTACCTCTTCCCCGGCATCTACGGCGTGCTCGGCCGGGTCCTCGTGCCCGGGCTGTACCTCTCCGGCGCGACGGACACGGTGGTCGTCGCGCTGCCGTACCAAGTGGACAGTGGCTGGGCCGGCGGTCTCTTCACGGCGTTGCTGACCGCGGGCGCGTTCGCCGCGTTCCTGGCGACGTCGCTCGGCCTGCTGCTGGTGATGTCCGGCGCCATCGCGCACGACCTCGTGCCCGGCGGGCTGCGCCGGCTGCGGATCGCGGTGTTCGGCGTCGCCGCGATCATGGTGCTGCTGGCGCTGCGCTCGGCCGAGCTCGACGCGGGGGTGCTCGT encodes the following:
- a CDS encoding cation acetate symporter encodes the protein MGIALAVAPVVLVTLLIGVRGVAAMRTTSDFLVASRRISPLVNSAAVSGEYLSAASFLGVAGLVVKDGIGALWYPVGFTAGYIAMLVLVAAPMRRSGALTVPDFAEARLNSPALRRLTAVVVLVIGTIYVVPQFRTAGLVLTAVGGTPYWVGVVLAGAAVSVTLALGGMRAATYVQAFQFVLKLLLFLIPAIWLVLQAGAVNRTDALNPVEFTHFARETPVRFEVDVTMEIREPTPVRRNGIGETLPPGEFTTHSQDEVVFGAGAAVPAVRGGAPLGGADWQRPLLDLGDQGYPLLGTWSVLIATMLGTMGLPHVLMRFHTSPDGRAARRTAAITVALLGIFYLFPGIYGVLGRVLVPGLYLSGATDTVVVALPYQVDSGWAGGLFTALLTAGAFAAFLATSLGLLLVMSGAIAHDLVPGGLRRLRIAVFGVAAIMVLLALRSAELDAGVLVTWGFTVAASTFCPLLVLGIWWPRLTAAGGIAGVLTGLVASSGSILFALAGPDLHGWVAILVQQPAPWSVPLAFGAMVLVSLRGRPPTWSTAAMLRLHLDEPRSTEPRDRSSTVRRLARLLSR
- a CDS encoding ABC transporter permease yields the protein MSAPTKDIQESPEAGFGKRPLGKRLVEANTFWIGLVLLGLVVLFSVIAPDTFPTLFTFQTLFIESSVLLILSVGMTFVIITSGIDLSVGSVLILSGMVGGKTMEALSGGDASKAGWGVIAVGFVVAVVTGTIWGLINGALVALAKLPPLIVTLGTMGAALATAYLLNGGSDLRTVPAALTQTLGYGTSFGIVPNLVIVAIVITVLGAWLLRTTKFGRYTFAVGSNAEGARRVGIGVTAHLLKVYTLTGVLAGIAGFLSLAYYNSTTISGHTTDNLNAIAAVVMGGTSLFGGVGTILGTVIGVFIPAVLRKGFTIIHVQDFWQMFIVSWVLIAAVWFDQRRRRRRNSR
- a CDS encoding LytTR family DNA-binding domain-containing protein, coding for MTSLRVLAVDDLPPALDELCRMLREAPEVGEVVGAGDALKALKLLQADRFDAVFLDISMPGLDGLELASLLARLSEPPVIVFVTAHDGHAVAAYGIGAVDYLLKPVRAERLSAALAKVLRMATPASRATPDAMAALPVESGGRTRYVRRDDVLFVEAHGDYVRLHTRGGVHLVRMPISRLEEYWEGTGFSRVHRGFLLAVRAVLELRSDSAGGLLAHTEAGDVPVSRRHARDLRDRLLEAAQRGQLGPGPR
- a CDS encoding ABC transporter substrate-binding protein, translated to MKLTKSLTAMGAVVSAAALLTACGSGTVGQTGSGDSAQPVGGKKLALIPGVQAEPFYISLQCGAEAEAKKLGYELTTQAPQKFDAPLQTQLVNALGSNPPAALLIAPTDDTAMLAPIQQVKARGSKIVEVDTALKDTGVAASSVSSDNAAGGKLAAQTMAKLANGKSGSVLVLDTIAGTSTTAARAKGFEDELKNTPNLKSIGVQFTQNEPEQAAAKVTAALSSTPDLIGVFATNLNTGEGAATGLRNAGKVGAVNLIGFDASPSEVEGLKSGQYQALIAQDPASIGTQGVDQAVAAIEGKPVTRNLTAQLHSITKADMEANSQYFYKQSC
- a CDS encoding sensor histidine kinase yields the protein MTVHLRPASRADPLPVLAAARRITDDLRDGLSGTRARRAAHGLRRLFGFPGLGLTDLSGSLLWSGRPGPDAVVATVLDGVLHTEEPGSAPDVLVLPLHVRDELAGALLVVGDVREAVAAQAADLVVQALERGRLEASAEQAAQAELRALRAEMSPHFVYNALTVIASLVRSDPDRARDLMLDFADYTRYSLARHGEYTVVAEEFRAIETYLALQRAVLGERLRVQVRVAPEILAVAVPYLVLEPLVENAIRHGIESRSGTGFVQVHGQAEGNDCVIFVEDDGVGMDPKRAADLLAGRTGDDDPAGLGLANVDRRLRDVYGAWYGLTVETEVGAGTRVVVRVPRFQPGVLP